Sequence from the Equus quagga isolate Etosha38 chromosome 15, UCLA_HA_Equagga_1.0, whole genome shotgun sequence genome:
AAACCTCTTTTGTGGTGGGCTTAGAGATAAGGTAGAGGAGTGGTCCAGCGTGGCGCCTGGCACGGAGTGGGTCCTTGGGCAACGCTCTTTCTTGATATTAGACAGCCCATCAGCATCCTTGTTTTGTTAGTTACTGGGGAGGAGAATGTGAGGCTTTGCAAGTGGAAGGAATCAGACCACTGCAGGTTCAGCATCCTTTCTCGTCGGTGAGTCAGCTCCGTCCACATCCACACGCGCTCCCGGGCGCGTCCAGCTCGGGGAGGGCTAGTGGGCGAGGGAGCAGCGCAGCTCCCGGGCATCTGTCAGCAACAGGTCATTTCAAAGCCACTAGAGCTGGGTGGAAATGACCCCAATAATGCCATAATTGCTGCCATTTACTCAGCTCGGAGTGTGTTCCAGGACCGCTGCCAAGTGCTTGCAATCTTCTGCATTCTGTAATTGACTGGGCACGACCCGCTCATAGATACTATTAGGTGACATTACTGTCCCAGTTTTGCAGCACAGAGAGAGCGTGACCTGCCTCAGTGCTGGCAGGCGGCGGAGCCAGCTCCTGAGCTGGACCAAGTCAGCTTAATCTCCTTTAGTCTGAGAACGCCGATGACCAGGGACTGTCCTGGCCGGACCTCCGTCACGGTGACAGGCCCCCAAGGCTGATACCTTAGGCGAGAAGAGCGGGTTTGGCTCACAAGCTGCTTAACTGAATTTATTCTTTCTGAGGGATGTCCTGGCCGGCCTCTAGTGTAGAAGGGGCTTCTGGAAGCTGGACATTGTGTCTGGAGAAGGAGGTCAGGTTCCCCCTTGTCGCTGGGAGAACACAGCCTGGGTTCACCGCCCCTGCCCTCGGGACAAACGGGAGACTGACGATTTTCCAGACTTTTCTGGTGTTCTCACCAGCTCAGGAATTCAGGAATTCTCCCCCGTGCTGCCCATCACAGTGCTGTTACGCTCATGTCTGTGCTTCTCGGAGCATGAGTCCTGCCCGCAGCAGATGTGCACACggatggtgggggggggggggggggtaggacCAATGGTGGAGGGGGGCAtgctgggtcctggggagggGAGTCTCCAGGAGGACTTTGGGTGCAAGGACAGGGGGTCCTGGGGACCTTGTGAGACTGCAAACTGGGAGCCATGACACGGCCAAGAGCGGCCAGGGCGTGGGTTTTGTTGGCCTACATGGtttctttttaatcaaaaaattTCTGCCTGTGAAAGATGAGTCCGCCTCCAGTGTAGCATCACTCGTCTGAACTGAGCAACGGGGACCCACCTGAGACCCCCTTACGCGGCAGTTTGTCACTTCATTTTCTAGTAGGTCTCATTTCCCCCCTCGGAGCTGGCCTGGACACAGAGAAGTGAAGCTAAGGATGGAAGCTCGGCTGCTCCCTGACCCCACCACTCTAGGACAACCGGAAATCAGGGCGACGAAACACGGGGTTTGGGGCTGGACGGGTGTGGCCCCGAGGCCCCCGGGGAAGACAGCCAAGGGCCCAGAGAGGTCCTCACTGCTGCTCCCTGTGTCTTCCAGGTCATTCCTGCACCTCACACTCCACCATGGCCTCAGACCACCAGACCCAAGCGGGCAAGCCACAGCCCCTCAACCCCAAGGTGGGTACCACGCCGGAGGCTCCTCTCCCAGACTCGGTTTTCCTTCTGCAAAGTGGGCTTGGCATCTTCCTTCCTGGGGTCCCCCTCTCTGCCTCCGCCCTCTCTGGCCTGAGTCTTCCTAGCTTGCACCCTGGGGGCTGACTCAGAAGATCCCCCCAAGCTGGTATGCCAGGATTCCCAGCACCAGCTTTCTTCAGCTTTGGCGACTTATGTGTCTCTGTCTTACCCTGCACCCCATTGTCCAAGGGAGGGTCCCCAAAGCTGGGGCGGACCCTCAGTCCAGTCTGAGAGGGGGCTTGTgaatgggaggtggggagggattCCTGACTCCAtacctgctgtgtgacccaggccagccgcttgacctctctgagcctcagttccatCCTTTGTAAAGTGAGGAGACTCAGCTTCGCGGCATAGGGTGGTTGTAAAGAGGCAAAGGAAACGGGGTCAGCCTTGCGCCCGGTCTGCGGCGTGTCCACCGGCGGCCAGCTAATGGTGATGCTCCGCTTTCCCAACCTCCAGCCCCCTGAAGGGCAGTGGGATCTTAGTTCGATGTCGGACTTGTCACACCTGATCTGCCCCCGACCCTCTGCCACCAGCCCTTCACCGGCTGCCCTGCTGTGCTGTCTGCTGCAGGGACTCCAGGAATGGCTTCCGTCCCAGAGCTGCCCTTTGCCCTTTGACTCGGAGCCTCCCCAGCCAGGGAAGCTTCGGCTCATGCAGCCCCTCAGCTGCTCGCCCCATTCTGTCCCTTAAGGGGCTGACTTTCCAGAGGAAAGAAGGCAATACACAAAGGAATACACAACTTCAAGGAGTGAGAAGAGCTGCGAAGAAACGTCAAGTAGAGTCAGGATTCCTGAGAGCAGTGGTGGGTAGGGCACGGTTGTGTCAGCTGAAGTAGTCAGggagggcctccctgaggaggtgaccttGGTGTGCAGACCCGGGCCCAGTGAGGGAGCAGTCATGGGAAAGTCGGGGTattgggagagggaagagcatttcagacagAGGGTATAGTGaatgcaaaggcccaggggtcaGAACGTTCTGGGCGAgtctgaggaacagcaagaaggccagGACGACATGGTTTAGAGCAGGGCCGTCCAGCAGACACAGCACGTGGGCCACGTGTAACTTAGCATTTCCTGGTAGCCACGttcaaaaagtaaaaggaaacagggCAAATTAATTTTCaccttatattttattaaacccAATATATCTTAGTATATaatcaacagaaaaattattagggggctattttacattcttttttcacactaaatcttcaaaatctgCTGTGTATTTTGCACTTACAGcgcatctcaatttggactagtcGTGTGTGCGTAAGAGTCTACGTAACTAATCACTACCATTTTGGGCAGCACACGTTTAAAGGACTGGATAACGTGTTCAAAATTTTAGCATCCATTTGTTGATAGTAACAAGAGCAGCAGCAACAATACGGAGCCCCGGGCTCTCGGGGGCTTTTCAAATGCATGGAGACGGGGCCTTCCTTGCCCTCCTCACGCTTGCAGCCTTTGTCTCCCAGGCCAGGATGATAATAAACTAGCCCCTAacttccatattcttttttttttttttgaggaagattagccctgagctaacatccgtgcccatcttcctctactttatatgtgggacgcctaccacagcatggtgtgccaagcggtgccgtgtctgcacgcaggatctgaaccgacgaaccccgggccgccaaagcgtaacgtgcccacttaaccgctgtgccactgggccggccccaacttccaaattcttgatttttctcaggAACCCTAGAAAATGGGCATGACCTTCCCTTTTACAGAcggaggaactgaggctcagagcaatCAAGTTGCTTCTCTGGGGTTGCCCAGCTGGATGCAACAGAGGCGACATCAGAGCTGGTGTCTCCTGACGCATCCGTGCTCCAGTCAGTGACCATAAAGGCTGGATTGAGCCTGTGGAATTTGAACCCTGCTGGGCCTCCCTTCCCCGGCTTTATCCCCCTAATCCCCAGCCTGGGAGCAAGGGGCGTGTTTACCCAGCCAGTGCTGACCATGTGGATTGCGCAGCTGCCCCTCCTGGGAGCCCGCTGCCTGGAGCCCACCTCTTCATCCAGAGggagctccctggaggaggtgtggCCGGAAAACCTCTGCCCCCAGATGCTCGCTGGAATCGTGAAAGGGGGCCGCTGGCCTCCCCTTAGCTCGTGGCTGTGAGGCCGTGAGTGGCCCCTTCACTCAGCAGAGCTTCCGTTTCCCTGGCGGGATCCTGCTGGCCCCCTTCCCTGGGCTGATGAGAGGACCAGGGGAGGCAAAGGGAGCAAAGGCCCCTTAAGACGGATCCcaagggagagggcagaggaggaccTGCAAAGCCGGTGGGGGTTTAAGGAATGGACATGGGCATGTGCAGTTTTATGGGTGAAATCGGGGTGGGGGTGTAGATGGCGGTACTGGGCCAGCTCTGACGGGAGCAGGAGAAGCGGTATGGTCTAGCATCTTGCAACTCACGCTGTGCTCCACGGAGCAGCGGTACAGCCTCAGccgggagcttgttagaaacacagactggggctggccccagacccaCCGCCTCGGAAATCGCATTCCATCAAGATGCACGTGTTTTGCATGCGTGTTAGAGTTTGCCCAGTGCTGCTTTAGTGGGAACAGCATCAGACAAGCTTGGGCTCcaatttcagctctgccactcacccaCTCAGGCTCCGTACCACGTCCCTTAATGAAATAATGATGCCTCCCACACACAGAGCAAATCCTGTGTGCAAACCATCATGCTTCTCTGACCCCTTCCTGCAACCCCATAAGCTAGGTTCTGCcattatttcccattttacagatggggaaactgaggcccagtgaggtGAAATACTGGCTCAGGGTCTCAAAGCTGgtaactggcagagccaggactgtcTGACGTTCTGTTTCCTTCGTGACTCCCAAGGGTGGAGCCTTCAGTGTCCTTCCAGGCTCTgtgagcccctccccacccccaccccgacccccaccgccctgctctccctcctccgcGTCCTGACGGGGGTCCGACTCTCCTCCCGTTACAGATCATCATCTTCGAGCAGGAGAACTTCCAGGGCCACTCCCATGAGCTCAGCGGGCCCTGCCCCAACCTGAAGGAGACCGGCGTGGAGAAGGCAGGCTCCATCCTGGTGCAGTCCGGACCGTACGTACCTGGGGGCCTCGCCTGGTCAGGGGCTGCCAGGGTGGGGCCGTCGGGCTGTGGAGCTGGAGCGGGCTGCCCTCACTGTGCTCCTAGACCGTGCGATCTGGAGACCAGGATTTGGGGTCTGGCAGCCTATGGAGAGAATCGGTGCTTTGGAGTCACttagagctgggttcaaatcctgggtccaCCACTTCAGGGCTGTGTGACGTTGGAACAGcaactttccctctctgagcctcactgtcCTCCTCTGTAGGCTGAGGACAAGTACATCCTCTGGAGGATGAAGGGAGAGAGCTCACGTGAAAAGTCTGGCCCTGAGGTCAGCCACTTCCTCGAGGCACAGAGATGGCCTCAGGGACTCTCATGAACCCTTCTAGAGCTGTCAATCTCTGCCTCCGGGAGCGTCCTTGCCCTCCCGGGAGGTTTAAAGCTGGATGTCCCAGCTCTGCATCCACCCTCCGTCCCCAAATTCTGACCACTGAGCCTTAGCGGACTCGCTGGTGCACTTGGGGGCAGCAGGCCTGGGGCCCCCGACCCAAGAGAGGAGCGGAGGTCGTTGGTAGGATCTGATCCCCTCATGTCACACAGCTGAGCCCGGCCTGCAGGGCCTCTCCTGGTGGTCCCCGACTGCTCCTTCTCTGCAGGAGCCTCAGGACTCAGGGGCCGCCACCAGCGACCCACCCCACAGCTCAGGGCATGTGGGATGGCCAAGGGTCCCGGGTGATGGGCACCCCACCTCAGGGCTCTCAGGGAATTGTGCAGCGAGCAGTGACCCTGTGGAGTCAGAGTCCACTGATGCCGAGAACAGCGAAAGGGACATCTCAGGGCATCTGGAGTGCCTGAGAGCGTGCCTTCCTGGACCACTGAGGTGTTGACCATTTAAGTACCACGTCTGATTTTCaggtgtctttatttatttatttcatttattttttatttttttaaattaatttcacctgcttcttttcctttcttcttcttcttctttttttttggtgaggaagattggccctgagctaacatctgttgccagtcttctttttttcttcttctcccccaaatcccccagtacatagttgtgtattctagttgtgagtgcctctagttgtggcatgtgggatgccaccccagcatggcctgatgaacagtgctatgcccgcacccaggatccaaaccggcgaaactctgggctgctgaagcggagtgcatgaacttaaccactcagcttcggggccggcccctgtcttttTTTAGAATTTGGATGGAGTGGATTTTAtgctcctctgctttcttttaaaaagtataacctctgatattttttattaattattgtttattgtttaaaagtaaaaagaaatggttTAAAGCCAAAAAAATATGACTCTCATCTTACCACTCAGAAGTAACCATTGTTAAGATTTTGATGTAAATCTAGCTTTTTCTCTGTATACATATGTATAGCATGATCCAACTttgattaaatatatatttataaatatataaatacataaatatatgaatatgcaTATTTAATCAAAATCGGCTGCTGCTGTACATTGTTTCCTGATTCATTCTGTAAACTTTGTAACACATCGTGAATTCTCTCCAGGTCGTGGAACAGCGTCCATGCTGGGGTTTGTCAGTGTCTTTGAGACGATTCTGCGTCAGAGTCACAGGAGGGTGATGCTTTGAAATGCAGGTTCCCGGGCCCCATCCTGGTCCCTCCCGTCCAACTcctgggtctggagctcaggaatctgcatttcacaAGCTCGCCTGGTGACGTTTCTGCCTGGGTCAGTCTGAGAAGCCGTGTCCGCCCTCCTTACTTTTCGTGGTCTTGTAACCTTCCATTATGGCATATGCCATCATTTACTTCCCCAAGCCCTGCCTATTAGATGTTGACGTTGTTTCAATTATTTGATATTATAAACAACACCGTGATGAACATCCTTATTCATGGATCCCTGAGGTCTTGACAACTGGTTTCTAAGGACACTTTGCCtaaagcagaattgctgggtcaagaACTCAtcctccaggctggccctgtggccgagtggttaagttcgtgtgctctgcttcagcggcctgcggttcaccagttcagatcccgggtgtggacatggcaccgctcatcaggccacatggtggcaggcgtcccacatacaaagtagaggaagatgggcacggatgttagctcagggccagtcttcctcagcaaaaagaggaggactggcagatgttagttcagggctaatcttcctcaaaaaaaaaaaaacagcaaagagcACATCCTCTTCTAAAAGAGACAAGAAACACGACCTCCCCTTCCACTAAGGACTTGGATTCCTGTTCTGAGCTGTCATCACGCCGGGCGGCAGCGTGTGCCCCTGCAATGAGCAGCCCCTGAACGCTGGGCATCGGAATCTGTGCCCTCGTTTTCCTATTTCCCCGGTTAGCCACGCCCCCCCCCGGAAGGTAATCATTCCCTTTAAGATGCTGTCTGTGGATCTAAGAGACTGTTAGAGTTTTGTGCAGAGTAGGAGTCAAGAGGCTTCCAGcaagaacagaagaggaaatagacCCAAAGAGACAGATCAGCGTGGGCCGGGCGCACGAGCCGTAGCAGCAGTGGTGTCCAGAGCCCGTCCTTGGAGGTGCAGGCTGACCTGGCACATCTCCGCCCAGCTCCACGGTCGCTGACGTCGCACTGACAGCTGGGGATCCGCCGTGGTGGGAGGACGGGTACCACggaaactggcaaatgctacaGTCCCGGCTGCTTGGTTGTCGTTGCTCTTTTTGGGGAGCCGACTGGTCATTTACGAGCCCCAGCGCGGGGCTCTGCACTTCTGTATTTGCTGTTGGGCCGTctttgcccctccctcccccccccccccccccccggactGTGTTCTGGATGGTTGAAGGCAGCATGGTGCTGGGTTCTGGATATTTGATGTGATTCCGCTCTTAGATTTGCTGTGCTCGGATTTATGGGGCCGCTTCTCCCTGATGAGCTGGGCGGTGGGAGCCCTGTGGCCCGAGCAAGCAGACAGGGTCCCCGCGGAGGAGGCTTGGCGTGGGCCTGacctgcacccccccccccccgcccccgtctcCCCGCAGCTGGGTGGGCTACGAACAAGCCAACTGCAAGGGTGAGCAGTTTGTCTTTGAGAAGGGTGAGTACCCGCGCTGGGACTCATGGACCAGCAGCCGGAGGACCGACTCCCTCAGCTCGCTGCGGCCCATCAAAGTGGTGAGTGCCATCCCCCGCCCCCCCTTCACACCTCAGGGACAGAGATCCAGGAACCTGCAACGAGCCTCCGCCTCCAGCATGTGCCCTTTCTGATTGGCGGGggacttcctggctgtgtgacctcacaTAAGTcgcttctcctctctgagcctcagtttcctcatctgtaagatgcgCATATTAGTATCTCCTGTGCTGAGATTCCAACATGCTCGCCCCGAGGGTTGCGACATTGCACCACCTCAGGGGTCTCCATTCACAAACTTGGAAATGCTCTGGGGGCGCTGTTCACATTCTGTTCTGTGTGGACTGTGCAACTACTGACGGAGccattgctcaataaatgataccCATTGTAAATATTCAAGGAAATTCGGGGTTTAGGGATGGAGGAGAAGTGGTTTAGCTGTTGGTTGGAACTCACGCCAATGTGACCTTTCAGCGCTTCTCTGATCCTAATTCTCACTAGCATGTGAACTCCTGGGGAGGGCAAAGACTCCAGCAATGCTCAGTTACACCCCCAGACCTTCCCAGCCCAGTCTAGCCCTCCCCGGAGCTTAGTGGAAGGTTGGAGAACATGGCACTTAGCCTGCCACAGCCCGGGCTTCCTACGTTGGCTCCGGcgctcccagctgtgtgacctcgggcaaatcactttagctctctgagcctcagctttttCATCTGACAAATGGCAAAAGAACAGTTtagaggattaaaggagataactAAGAAAAATGTTGCAGGAGTAGGAAGACGGGAAGAGCTGTGGAAATGAAGGAAAGTCAAAATATCTCAGGTGCCTGCTGGGGGCACAGGAAGCCTGTGTGTGTAGATCACGGctgccatttatttaaaaaaaaaaaacaaaaaccggGGGGAGGAGTTGAAGCTGGGGAAGGCAAAATGACATTTTAGAATCAAACATTCCCCAGAGTGTAGATTCTAGAGCATCCGCTACGTGGAAATAGCCCAGTAGGAGCTCAAAGAGGCACAGTTTGCTGACGCTGGTCACAGACATTCACGTGGGGGGGTAttgggtgggggctgtgggggagCGTGTGGATCCAACTCCGGGGCATAAAGATGGGTGGGAAGGCCCCTCCTGGGCACCCCTGCCACTCACTCACTTTCCCTCACTCCCTGTCCACAGGACAGCCAGGAGCACAAGATCATCCTGTATGAAAACCCCAACTTCACGGGGAAGAAGATGGAGATCATAGACGACGACGTGCCCAGCTTCCACGCCCACGGCTACCAGGAGAAGGTGTCGTCCGTGCGTGTGCAGAGCGGCACGTGAGTGTGGACCCAGCCCGGGCTCGCCCCGCCCCgggagccccagccctggggtccCCAGTCCCGCTCTGCCCCGAACTCCGCTGATCTcgcaccctccccacccccgtcTTCTCGGTGGAAAATGGGCGTCGAAGTTCTCAGTCTGTGAGGCTTTCAACCCCCGGAGTTCCATTCAGAACAGCCTTGCGGGTCATCGCCCCGTCCCCCGACCTTGGAGGAGGGAGACCGGGGCCTTAAGCTCAGCCCCTGAGATCAGGACAGTAactgctggggggcggggggcagggggaggttgAGACAGAGGCTGGGGTGGCAGAAGGGTGGGGCGGAGTCGAGCATCCTGACAAAgctgcaggaggcaggaaggacagcAGCTGGCCTGTTACCACGCGAGTTCCCGATTTTGGAATCAGGGGTCATTTTCCACCAAACGACAATTCTCTGGCACATAAACCTTGGCCGTCGGCATTGGGGGGTTTCTCGCTGTGAACAATGCGGATTCCGCGGGGTCACTGGATGGGCTTCAGGCCTGCTGGAACCGACTcctaaattttcagaatttttgtgaGCTGCTTGTTGAAcctttggtagcttgaaatcagccgtggtgggagtatttacaccccAGAAACTGGACAATGCTACAAAACAAGGCTTTTTCCCCCAAGAGAGCTAGTTTACCAATGCACACTGGCTTCCTGGGGTTTGTCACACTCCTAAAGTAGTGTGCAGAGTTCTGTGTTCATATTCCCCTTCATTCGCTCGAGTCATTCATTGGTTTGATTTGTCGAGTGCCACTGGGTGCCAGGTGCCAGGTGAGGTGCTCAGGATGTCAAGGCTAGATTAGAGAGACCTGGCTTCAGGTCTGGTCAGAATCAACTGTTAATAATGTAAGAATCCACACGAATCTAGACTTCTTCCCCAAGGAAGGGACTCTTGAGCTGAGATCTCAAGAAAGAGTAGGAATTTCAGGGGcaaaaaggggaaggaagggtGTTTTGAACAGAGagcagcacgtgcaaaggccctgtggtgggagtAGCCTGGTGAGTGTGAGGGCCTCCACaaaggccagagtggctggagtgCAGAGAGGTAGGGCGTGAGACTGAGAAGCAGGGCTGGAGGTGtccacaggggctggccaggcaggTCCTTTAGGTCAGGGCTGTGGTGTTTTCTAGGGAGAAAACTGTGATTTTCATTGGGTGCTTAAAAGAGTGACTGACCCCCTAAATGGTGACAGCCTCAAATGGGAAAGGGATTATAGTAGGCTCCTGGGACCTCGCCCACTCTCCAGCCTCACAGCTGGCCTGGGGGTTGGGACAGGAGGGGACAGGGGTGGCAAAGAGGCCTGTCTTAGTCTAAGTTGAAGATCATCCCTTCCTCTGACCCCAGTATCAGGCTTTCAGTCAAAAGTCATTTGAgaggtagtgagctccccatcaagagaaggaagaaagcagaggctGGATGCTGGAAGGGTGGTGGTGCTCCTGCCCGACACTCAGGAAGCATGAAATGGTGGGGAAGCTCCACCTCCCTAATGGCTTAAGGATGCTGtgtctttgtctctcctcctgctcccccgtcccctcctcctgctctggtGCTGCAGGTGGGTCGGCTACCAGTACCCCGGCTACCGCGGGCTGCAGTACCTGCTGGAGAAGGGAGACTACAAGGACAGCGGGGACTTCGGGGCGCCCCACCCCCAGGTGCAGTCCGTGCGCCGCATCCGCGACATGCAGTGGCACCAGCGGGGCGCCTTCCACCCCTCCAACTAGTGCcccccatttcctccctcccagggcccgGGGTGCTACCCAGGagccccctcacctcccagcGAGTGAATAAAGCGTGACTTGCAACTTATCTGCGGTGGAATCTTTTATCTCCAGGGGAAGCAGGGTgctgcatgtgtgtatgtgcacgagtgtgtgtgtgcgtgtgtgcaagagagagagagaggaatcagAGAGTGTCTGGGCGAGGGCTAGGACTGCAGCAGGGCCCTCACTGAGTCTGAGGTattcagctgtgtgaccttgggcacattgtccaacttctctgagcctctgtttcctcacttcACTAACAACCCCCTTTGCCCCGTGAGTGACCAGCTTGGCTGACCTCCTGGGCTCCCTATTATGTGGTCGCTGAGCACAGTCACTCTCAGGGGCCTGTGATGGACGTAAAACATACCCGTTCCTGCCATTCCCACACTATTGTGTGCCCTTCAGCCTGGGAGTTCTTTTAGATCTGCCAGAGGAGT
This genomic interval carries:
- the CRYBB2 gene encoding beta-crystallin B2 yields the protein MASDHQTQAGKPQPLNPKIIIFEQENFQGHSHELSGPCPNLKETGVEKAGSILVQSGPWVGYEQANCKGEQFVFEKGEYPRWDSWTSSRRTDSLSSLRPIKVDSQEHKIILYENPNFTGKKMEIIDDDVPSFHAHGYQEKVSSVRVQSGTWVGYQYPGYRGLQYLLEKGDYKDSGDFGAPHPQVQSVRRIRDMQWHQRGAFHPSN